The DNA window ATAAAGTTTCCACATTTAGACACACACGCTGAGGATTCAATTCGATCTCCCAAAAGCTGTTCCCACCTCGTCTCCCCAGAGGACAGGTCGACGGCCTTCACTGTGTGCGAGTGCGAGCCGATGTACACGGTTGTGGAGGATTTATCCTGCACAGCCGCTCTCACCAGCAGAGGGGAGGCATCGACACATTTGCCTGTGTCTGACCGCCACCTCTCGCGCAATGCCATCGCCATAGCCCCAACCACGGGGCTCCCCTGCTGAGAAAGCAGGGGCTTTTCCAAGTTTTCATCAGAAGCTGGAGGACTTAGGCTTTTCAATATCTGAGTGTTAGTCCGTGGGATTAAATCCAGAGGACGGACTGGCGGGCAGAGTCCTAAGTCAGTTAAAAGTCTCCCAGTGCCCAGAGACAAAACCTGACTCCCTCTGCTCAGAGCGATCACGGAGTTGGTCTCGCCCGCATGGTTCGAAGGCCAGGCGGACTCCAGACGTGCAGGCTTCCGGCTGGCTTCCTCTAGATCAGCGTCACTGAATTTCCTTTTTGTGGTGTAACTCCTGATGGCTTTCAGGTCCTCCTGTGTAAACACGGCTTGAACGATGTGGTTGTAAACGTCTAAGAAGGAACTGCTGAGGATAACTTCCAGAAGGCCAGGTATGGCTGTGCCAGTGAGCTTCTCAATCTCACTGAGGAGCCACAGGGACTTGAGGGAATCTCCACCACTATCTAAAAAGACGGAGTTGTCGGGAACCTTCAAAGTATCCTCCGGATCCTCACTGAGACACAGAATAGACTACAGACGAGAGAAGGGGAGGATGGTAAGCGGTCCAAACCAAAGGACTTTACAGTGTAGCAGGGATACAGGGCTACAGTACCTATTTCACAGACAGCATCACTTTACAAGGCAGGGGCAAATGctaacaattaaattaaaaatgattttctctaGACTAATGGTCATCACTGCACTACCAACTCTGTCACGGGGTCACTGTGTAATTGCTAAATAGAATTCCTCTTAGAGCAGGTTTCCTATccataaaataaggaataaacacacagaaacatcTGCTTTACCAACTAGCCCTCACAGCTGATATTCCCCACATGGAAATAACATTGATCCACGTCACATATGTCAAACAGCTTTATAAGTGGAGTGATAAGAATTTAGCcctcgccaggcagtggtggcgcacgcctttagtcccagcacttggaaagcagaggcaggcagatttctgagttcgaggccagcctggtctacagagtgagttccaagacagccagggctatacagagaaaccctgtctcgaagaaacaaacaaacaaacaaaaaagaacttagCCCTCAGATCCTAAGACCTACTAACCAAATGCACACACTTCACAggacctgtttgtttgtttgtttgtttgtttgtttgtttgttttttgagacagggtttctctgtgcagccctggctgtcccggaaccagtactatagaccaggttggcatctcactcagtgatctgcctgcctctgtctcctgaatgctggggttaaagacgcgtgtcaccactgcccagctaagaatCTATCTAAGAAAGCTTGCTTACCTATGAAAGCACACACTAACAATGCCTTGAGCAGCTACCGCAAGACTAATGAGAGAAGCCAAGCGTAATGGCTAGCCTACTCGGAAAAGCATGGTTGTAGCACCGCCCCTCCCAGGGGAAAGTAAATCAGGTAGTAAGTAGACACCAGCACCTTTTAAAGTACCTCTCTTTCAATGAATTTCTTTGGAAGACATTTAATTAAACAAGGGAGGTATGCTAACTGGCATATACAATAACAGCAAtaacattcttaaaatatttttactggcTTACTGGGGACACTAAAATTCCTTATAATGAATGCATTATAGAAATGAATTTGCATGTAAAAAGTTGTACCTTCCATAAATACTGTAATTTTCCCCAAAGTTCCTCTTTTCCATGGAGTTCATTCCTAGGCTGTGAGTTTATGTAGTCTACATATATCTTGTTTAACTCAGAAACATCAACTTTACCTTAATATGAAGAGAAataacaaacattaaaataacatttgaCAAGCCAGGCGAGtgcctcccagcactcgggaggcagaagcaggcggatttctgagttcgagNNNNNNNNNNNNNNNNNNNNNNNNNNNNNNNNNNNNNNNNNNNNNNNNNNNNNNNNNNNNNNNNNNNNNNNNNNNNNNNNNNNNNNNNNNNNNNNNNNNNNNNNNatcacttgggaggcagaggcagaacaggaggctcacaaccatctgtaatgagatctgacctcttctggtgtgtcataCAGTTAccagctacttacatataataaataaataaatcttaaaaaaaaactatcataaTGGATTCCGTTATTTTGTATTCTAACTAAACAtatctaaaaaattttaaaacataagtaACTGAGCAATTATTATATTTTGCAGTATGGGTTAAATAAATATCATGATAAGTGAGTGTCATATGTAAGGcactatacatgcatatacatatataaaacatacatcaaaaatgtgtgtgtgtgtgtgtgtgtgtgtgtgtgtgtgtatgtgtgtaagtcagTACAGCTTTCAGGACTTGAGTGTCTCCTATCATACCATCAAGTCATCAAGCTACTAGCATATGCAGCAACCAGCAACCACTTTTatcagctgagccacctctctggccccacattttcttttattaagtgGGTCTTACTATGCAGTTCAAGCTAGTGTCAAGCTTTgtaatcatcctgcctcagcctccacagcgttgggattataggcatgtggcaCTATGTCTgatatataagtgtatatgttttatagcctgggctacaaactgAAATCAAGGCTACCCTGAGATAGCTATCAAGCCTGCTACCAGAAAGGTAGATAGTTTGAAGGTAAGCAGCACTAGGCAGAACTGCAGTCCTACCAGTGTGATGATTCATTTTACGTGTCAACCTGCCTGGGTCATGGGGTTGGCCCACTATTTAACCCTGATTAAATGCTGTTTCTGTGTGCATCTTAATTGATACTGGAGGATCAGATTAGCATATCAATCACTGGACTCAGTAGTATTCCCAAACTGGCTGGTGATCAGCCCAGCCCTTGGAGgcctgaacaaaacaaaagccagaagaagggAGTTAGCCTCTGTTTCAACCATTAGTGCTCTCCAGCACTGAGCACCCCACACCCGCTTTGTCACTTTACCATGGCATGTAAATGGCAGGGTATCAATTGGCACCAGGTCATCAGGCAGGGCATGTGCTGGAAGGTGTTTCTGCAGTTCTTTAAAGATACAGTCCTTTACTAAGTCAACTTTGGATACGATGAAGAGAATCAATTTTTCCTGATTATACCAAGTGACCGCACAGGACTCCACCTGGTGAAGTTCTTCAGCAACCTGTAAGAGAGATTACCATCACTTACTCATGGGAGCATCTTGACATGAACTCCTGAAGGCACAGATGTGCTATCTAAACTCAGTACTGATGAATCTAGCTTCAGAAAATACCTGGGAGCTTAAAAAGAAACTGTTTGTTATTGGTATCTCCTACTAACAGAAAGTTAGCATTTTCAATCATAATGCATTCTAAAGCAAATAAACCAATGTATTTTCATAATCTCAAAATCTATATTGCCattatatttattcttatgtgtgcatgtgtgcctgtgtgagctgtgtgcaccatgtgagtgcaggtgctggGGGAAAACaaagggtgctggatcccctgcaGCTGAAGTTACACAAGGTTGGGAGCTGTCGATGTGGGTGCTATAAaacaaacccgggtcctctgaaagagcagtgagcACCCCTaaccttggagccatctctccagcccattatttattttaaaatggccaCCTCAAACCAGGTTTGGGaacatacacctgtaatcccaacactaggaagCCGGAGGCAGGGAGACTCGGAGAATTTCAgcctagcctggactacatatagagactgcctcaaaacaagcaaacatcctCCTgacagaaataagagaaacaatGAATTACTCGTACCTTTTATTGCAATTTTTGTTGccgttgaatttttttttttttttttttaagataggccctgctgtagctcaggctggacttgagCCCGAAAccctcagtctcttgagtgacACTCGCGggcatgcgtcaccacacccCGCTCCACATCTTTTACTGTGATTAATTACAAATATGAAGGTGTCAGATTTAGACAAAGCCTACAGAAAATCTGGCATAGAAATTTGGTGACAGCTGCCTCTACTGACTCACGTACAGGTAGATTTATTAAGATTTAATACGTAAGTGGCTCTACCTGTTGCACAAGCGCAATGTTAAGACGTTTTCCATGGCGCTTGATTTGGTTGTCCTTTCTTCCCAAGAAAAATATCTCTCCATCTTTCACAGTCACAAAGTCTCCTGTGGCTCTCATGGTGCCAAGGGGCACTGTCATTTcatcatcaagaaaacacacTCTGTTCTTCCCACCTTTCAAAGACAAAGTCCAATGTCATAAAATCCATGAGAAATTGATTTATCAATGTCAAGTTCAAAGTACCTCTAAAATTCAGTAACCAAGACTCAAACCCTGATCATTTGTATTAAAATGAGGTGACTTTTAAATGCTACCTGATAAAATTAGGCACAGTAACTTAGGAAGTTagtaaagagataaaaataatttatttgtaaaactatgtatgattttaaatatatccTTAGAATACTGCTGCTAGACATAGTTTTGTCTACACATGCTAACATTACAAGTTAACTTTCTAAATTATTAGAAACTCCATGAAAAATAATTCAGGTAAACTCTAAATATTTCAAGATTATGAGAAGATTAAAACTTATCATTGAAAAGTacattccacattttaaaaaatcataaaatgaataaaaacaaagttgatttttctttttggaaaaaaaaaaaaaaaaaccaacaaatacaTGCCAACCTAAAAATACTTGGCCAGTGCCTTCGACAACTGGAGAACCATTTTGGTCTCTGACTTCAATCACCGTTCCAAGTAGTGGAGACCCCAGCTGCACGGGGGATTCATGTCTGCAAAAAACGCACCCAGAGCGAGTTTAAGATTTACATTTGAGCAGACGATTTCCCAGTGTATTAAAAGTACACTATcgtaaataaagacaaaaacagcTTACCGTACAATTCAAAGACTGCATGAGGAACAAGTCTGGCAGAGAGGGGTGTGTTACCAATTCAGTCCCAAGAGGGTCTGCCAGATCTCACCAGGAGTTTCAGGAAAGCTTGGGATTCTTAACTTGTAACACTAGACAAAATATCACGGCAGCGCCTGACAAGCCCCAGTTCCCAGGCAAGAGTGTGCTTCCTATGCAAGGGCATGACTTCTACAGCCACCATGCTCAACTGCCACCCCAAACAACAGTCACTCCCCCCAGCATTAATGCTAAGGTCTCAGAAAGGGACAGCTCTACCCTTGCACCCCTCCCCCGAGTATAACTAAAGCCCTTACTTCACAGCAGAATTAAGACTCTCCTCTGGGATCCTGTAAAACGTGGCCCAGCTGGACACCTCCGTGATACCATAGATGTTAAATATCTGCGTTCTGTTGCCTTTGTCTCGCCAGCTGCTGAGGATGGTCAGCGAGGGGGAGGCTTCCCCACCGAGGGCCAGGACTCTCAGAGACGTATGTGCTGACAGGACAGTGGACTTGATGAGCTCAGACCCAAATCTTCTCAGCAATGTTGGTGTTGCCTGGAAATGCAATCACACCACTTAGTTTCCTCCTTCCTTAAGCAAACACAATACTAATTAATTCAAACTCTGCATTTGGAGCCCATGTGGACATTAaggctgtgtttttcttttttttttttttttaattaattaatttatttatttattttgtgatatgtttgtatgtgtgtgtgcctgcagaagccagaagagcatcATAtgccttagaactggagttataggcatttgGTAACAAATAGATacaggtactgggaactgaaccctgccCTATGAGAGAGCAGGAAATACCCTTACCACTGGgacatctttctagccccaaggCTCTAATTTTCAACTGGCAAGCCCTATTTATAAATCCCTGAGTAAATATTTCACAGTGCATCCATGttattatacatataaacagTTCATTGCCTTTTTATCACCAAGTGGTTTCCACTATATAAATTAGGACTATTCCCATACAAAATCTAGGATCAACTTGTGAGTTTCTACAATGTTTACTGGGATTCTGGTAGAACAGTACATGTAAATGATGCCACTGCACTCCTGCCAATGCTGCAGTTTCTACATAAATGTGAGATGCCTGATTACACAGGTAGGTCTTTAATTTCTATCAACGTTATGCAGTTTTTAGTGACTGAGTCTTGCTACTCTTTAAACATtcttatttcatcatttttatgctattgtaacaaaatacatttttagttgTACTTTTGGCATTTCCTtagtaaaaatatacatatacagaaatgCATATGAGcatgtacatgtatttatacatataagtaCAGTTGATTTTTACATCAAGTGTGTATGTTGCTAAATGCTTAGAAGTCTTAGCGTCTTCCTCCCATTGTCCTTCCTGACTACCTAGATCCATGACTGTGCTATCAGCATAGGaaattcttcctctgcctcctcctttttcttcttttccatgttcttctcttcctcctcttcctttctccttccttctgcccttaAGACAAAGTAGCAGAAGGCCCATATTTATCTTTTTGGTGGAACCACTCAGGGTTTCTTCACAGATCTgccagagtgctggaatttaaTGTACACACAACAACATGGGGTTCAACTTTTCTTTAAGActgtttaaatatatgtatatgtgtgtgattttgtgtgggtatgtgcatatatgtgcaagtGCCCATTAAGGCCATAAAAGGGTGTGAGATTCCCatgggctggagttacaggagccACCcgatgtgtgtgctgagaactgaactctgatcctcttggcccctgagccatctcttcagcaccatgtcttcagtgttttttatgttttgcctTTTGTGATAGAGTCATACTacgtagtcttggctggcctggaactcacttggatCCACCTGCAGCATCTGCCTCAGTtgccagaattaaaggcatgagctggATACCCCCAGCCAGCTTCAGTATCTAACCACTTATAATGTGgtatcttttaaacattttaggtTACTTTATCTATATGAGTGTTGGGCTTCCATGCTTGTATGTGGGTGCCTCAGGATgacagatccctggaactcagaagtcaccatgtgggtgctgagaaccaaactaaagagcagcaagtgctctcataCTCTGAGCTATCGCTCCATCACCATCTCTTCAGTATTTTTAACCATTTCCAATGTAGTATCATAACATGTGTATTCTACATACTCTTATTTTATAAtctgtgtattatatgtgtgtggatgtgtgcaccacatatgcgcctggtgccctcagaggtcagaagatgggtCAGATCCTCTAGgtctagagttacagacaattatgagccaccatgtgagtgctagaaactgaccccaggtcctctgcaagaacagcaaatgaaTTCGCAATGGGTGTGGCAACACGCATGAAGTCTATATAAGCCCAGGACAGACCAGGTGCCAGCATGGAGAGGGGAACTGGGAAAAATGTCCCATCCGTAGTCAAGGAGCTTTTGACAACTGTCAACAGCTGAGAGAGGGTCAGTTTTCTCTTAAAAGGTGTAGTCCTGGCAAGCAGACCATGTGCCAGTGGAAGATGACAGACCCAAAACAATTTGGGCTGCACAAACCGGCCTtgatgagggggaaaaaaaaggcacaaactgagggaggaagggagggagggagggatctttTAAGACTCAGAAGAGGGTGAATGTGACCAAAacatgtatgaaatcctcaaagaataaataatgtgttttaaaattgtgGGAAAGATATGGTGTGTGCTACTGTATACACGTGCACATGCGGAGGCCAGAGGATGTCCAGTGAAGCCCTCTACCCATCTCCACTCtattccttttgagacagggtctctcactgaatctggagctggCCATTGCAGCTGAGCCAGCAGGTAGGTGAGCCTccggatccacctgcctctgcccgcAGCACTGAGATTCAGGTGTATGTgacacacctggcttttatgtgggtgctggggacttgaactcatgtccttgtgCTTTCATAAAAAGCACCCTTGCACACTAAGCCACCTTTCCAGTTCCATTTTTTTGCTgttggtgtttatttgtttgttgggttttttttttttttttttttttcagttttttcaagacagggtttctctgagtagctctggctgtcctggaactcactttgtagacctggctggcctcgaactcagaaatccacctgcctctgcctcctgagtgctgggattaaacaaaCCACACCctgcttgtttatttgctttttttgttttgttttgttttgttttgttgagacagggtttctgtttagccctggctgtcctggaactcactctatagactagactggcctcaaactcagaaatccgcctgtctctgcctcccaatgtttgcttgctttttaaagacaggtttctATAGGTCAGGCAGTCTTTAAGCTCACTGCGTAGCAGGTAGCAGAGGCTGGTTTTAAGCTCCtcctaagtgttgagattacaggcagatGCTAGCACACCTGGCTCTGAGCCCATCTGTAATAGAGTGATATACTTGCTTTTGGTAGGAAGCACAATATGCTTGAATAGTATGACAGACGGCACCCCAACAGCACATCCACAGTCAACGTCAAGTTCCTCCAGGTACTGTACTAC is part of the Mus pahari chromosome 13, PAHARI_EIJ_v1.1, whole genome shotgun sequence genome and encodes:
- the Aasdh gene encoding beta-alanine-activating enzyme isoform X2 — protein: MTVPLGTMRATGDFVTVKDGEIFFLGRKDNQIKRHGKRLNIALVQQVAEELHQVESCAVTWYNQEKLILFIVSKVDLVKDCIFKELQKHLPAHALPDDLVPIDTLPFTCHGKVDVSELNKIYVDYINSQPRNELHGKEELWGKLQYLWKSILCLSEDPEDTLKVPDNSVFLDSGGDSLKSLWLLSEIEKLTGTAIPGLLEVILSSSFLDVYNHIVQAVFTQEDLKAIRSYTTKRKFSDADLEEASRKPARLESAWPSNHAGETNSVIALSRGSQVLSLGTGRLLTDLGLCPPVRPLDLIPRTNTQILKSLSPPASDENLEKPLLSQQGSPVVGAMAMALRERWRSDTGKCVDASPLLVRAAVQDKSSTTVYIGSHSHTVKAVDLSSGETRWEQLLGDRIESSACVSKCGNFIVVGCYNGLVYVLKSNSGEKYWTFTTEDAVKSSPAVDPTTGLIYVGSHDQHAYALDIYEKKCVWKLKCEGALFSSPCLSLSPRHLYCATLGGLLLAINPDTGSTVWKHSCGKPLFSSPRCCQHCICIGCVDGSLLCFTHSGEQVWRFPAGGPIFSSPCISAEEQEIYFGSHDCFIYCCSKEGHLRWKFETTARVYATPFAFSNHLRSGDALLAAASTDGKLWVLESRSGELRSVHELPGEVFSSPVVWESMLVIGCRNNYIYCLDLLCGDKNNQV